The proteins below come from a single Ignavibacteriota bacterium genomic window:
- a CDS encoding CxxxxCH/CxxCH domain-containing protein, translating into MKTTRLTLIAVGFALLAGCSSELKDELPTTPEGLRPHPANFIPPSDVDPAACTNPACHASIPSPHPSGYITFASPDFHGKDLASKSYNMNSCGSCHATDFTGGWTKKSCSTSGCHIQADGGPTACYTCHGDFVTKKPYPVTVGAHTTHLEGAAGSATVVACVGCHTVPTVWNAAGHLEGSNPNGAEVAITDVMAATKTKGTTGTPSYDPTAGSCANVYCHGNFTNGNNASPTWSGGSDQAKCGTCHGNPATGNPLPKAPHPAVETCNVCHAGVVDANKQIIDKTKHINGKLDSFGSQRTDW; encoded by the coding sequence ATGAAAACCACACGACTCACACTGATTGCCGTCGGATTCGCCCTGCTCGCGGGATGCAGCAGCGAATTAAAAGACGAGCTTCCGACCACTCCCGAAGGTCTCCGGCCGCATCCGGCCAATTTTATTCCTCCGTCGGACGTGGATCCGGCCGCATGTACCAATCCCGCCTGCCACGCATCGATACCGAGTCCGCATCCGTCCGGATATATCACCTTTGCGTCTCCGGATTTTCACGGGAAGGATCTCGCATCGAAGTCCTATAACATGAACTCCTGCGGTTCCTGTCATGCGACCGACTTCACGGGTGGATGGACCAAGAAGTCCTGCAGCACCTCCGGCTGCCATATCCAGGCCGATGGCGGACCGACCGCATGTTACACCTGCCATGGCGACTTCGTCACAAAGAAGCCGTATCCTGTGACAGTCGGCGCCCACACGACACACCTCGAAGGCGCTGCCGGCTCGGCAACGGTTGTCGCGTGTGTCGGCTGCCATACTGTACCCACTGTGTGGAACGCGGCGGGGCATCTCGAAGGGAGCAATCCCAACGGGGCGGAGGTGGCGATCACGGATGTGATGGCCGCCACAAAGACCAAGGGCACAACGGGGACGCCGTCGTATGATCCCACCGCCGGGAGCTGCGCGAACGTGTATTGCCATGGCAATTTCACCAACGGCAACAACGCCTCACCGACCTGGTCCGGCGGCAGCGATCAGGCGAAGTGTGGTACCTGCCACGGTAATCCCGCGACGGGCAATCCGCTTCCCAAAGCGCCGCATCCGGCTGTTGAGACCTGCAACGTGTGTCACGCGGGGGTTGTGGATGCGAATAAACAGATCATCGATAAGACGAAACACATTAACGGGAAGCTCGATTCGTTCGGATCGCAGCGCACCGACTGGTAA
- a CDS encoding T9SS type A sorting domain-containing protein, which translates to MRASSQQVIIDDLSYEVSMYGDVVLTWSLPQGVAISHFTVFRGLSPADLKPIAEIYSPAARQYTDHRSNLIPGSTYIYWLEATDRQGNTGWKVIPVKVTPPSGGMKFTSKPEVTGFVGQDYWYIPITVDAEKQEDVEYTFGGPHPDGMVFNSVGGGLVTSLYWLPIKAGQYPITLIATHKKTRAIAVQEFTITVASQAGVVTGTVRAVDNTPLRNTQVRVFQVQNDMAYEATTDSLGTFVLPNVQVGELYAFARPATPRYQPQWYTLGRNMSEVSPRTLRMGDTLRFAFQLLTSVDNPTAVRGNVRNMVGQPLADARVSFIRKSNFIHIGDTTIISDPSFLDNFKIDTTVVTDASGAFTAYLAVGREYYAFAQKTSYAMAMSPDRGAGPETNVLLARPFKVRDGLSDLRFSLIYIDISTPNRIVGSVKSVANGIDKEAVVVLIDPDLKRGAGGGHTYRQYRSTVTDENGYYSFDNLGYTSTYSILAVPLEKGLIPQFFNSRGGTTVAENSDIVSALGTVQNINFDLPRVSLGGVGTVFGRITVRHQDNSISAVPGTIVFAEDNDSRDILGYAISDSAGWYSIPGLQRGMYTIWAVNTQLGSKSSPLVSLDYTTYNLFTATRKMDVQFTDGVTGISDPVHPEQVTLHQNHPNPFNPSTSISFSLPRDMRVNLRVYNTIGQEIATLFDGMADAGTHVVNFDASAYDSGVYYYRLTTGDMVLSKAMTLIK; encoded by the coding sequence ATGAGAGCCAGCTCCCAGCAGGTTATCATCGACGATCTGTCGTATGAAGTGAGTATGTACGGCGATGTGGTTCTCACATGGTCATTGCCTCAGGGTGTTGCAATCTCCCATTTCACGGTATTCCGTGGTCTGAGCCCGGCCGATCTGAAACCCATCGCGGAAATCTATTCCCCCGCCGCGCGGCAGTACACCGATCACCGCTCGAATCTGATTCCCGGTTCAACCTATATTTATTGGCTTGAAGCGACGGACCGGCAGGGCAACACCGGCTGGAAGGTGATTCCTGTCAAGGTCACTCCTCCATCGGGAGGTATGAAGTTCACCTCCAAGCCCGAAGTGACCGGTTTTGTCGGACAGGACTACTGGTACATTCCGATCACCGTCGATGCTGAGAAGCAGGAGGACGTTGAGTACACATTCGGCGGGCCGCATCCCGACGGCATGGTGTTCAACTCCGTCGGCGGCGGACTTGTTACGAGTCTGTACTGGCTCCCTATCAAGGCCGGACAGTATCCGATCACACTCATTGCGACCCACAAGAAAACGCGCGCGATTGCCGTTCAGGAATTCACGATCACGGTCGCCAGTCAGGCGGGTGTGGTCACGGGCACGGTGCGTGCAGTGGATAATACACCATTGCGGAACACGCAGGTCCGCGTCTTCCAGGTACAGAACGACATGGCCTACGAGGCCACGACGGACTCACTCGGCACCTTCGTTCTCCCGAATGTTCAGGTAGGCGAGTTGTACGCCTTCGCGCGTCCGGCCACACCACGTTATCAGCCGCAGTGGTACACACTCGGCCGCAACATGAGTGAGGTTTCACCGCGCACCTTGCGTATGGGCGACACGCTCCGCTTCGCGTTCCAGCTCCTGACCAGCGTCGACAATCCGACCGCGGTACGGGGAAACGTGCGGAATATGGTCGGGCAACCCCTCGCCGATGCGCGAGTCTCATTTATCCGCAAGAGCAATTTCATCCATATCGGCGACACAACGATCATCAGTGATCCGAGTTTCCTCGACAATTTCAAGATCGACACCACCGTCGTCACCGACGCGTCTGGAGCATTCACCGCATATCTTGCGGTCGGACGCGAGTACTACGCTTTTGCACAGAAGACCAGCTATGCAATGGCCATGTCACCCGACCGCGGCGCCGGACCTGAAACGAACGTGCTGCTTGCGCGCCCCTTCAAGGTCCGTGACGGGTTGTCCGATCTGCGCTTCAGTCTGATTTACATCGACATCTCCACCCCGAACCGGATTGTGGGATCGGTCAAGAGTGTAGCCAACGGTATCGACAAGGAAGCCGTTGTGGTGCTCATCGATCCTGATCTCAAGCGTGGCGCAGGCGGCGGACACACCTACCGACAGTACCGCTCGACGGTCACCGACGAGAACGGCTACTACTCGTTCGATAATCTGGGCTACACGTCCACATACAGCATTCTCGCGGTTCCCCTCGAGAAGGGTCTCATTCCGCAGTTCTTCAACTCCCGCGGCGGGACCACCGTGGCTGAGAACAGCGATATCGTGTCGGCCCTCGGCACCGTGCAGAATATCAACTTCGATCTGCCCCGCGTATCGCTCGGCGGTGTCGGCACTGTATTCGGACGCATCACCGTGCGTCATCAGGACAATTCGATCTCGGCCGTGCCGGGTACTATCGTCTTTGCCGAAGACAACGATTCGCGCGACATTCTCGGGTATGCCATTTCCGACTCCGCCGGCTGGTACTCGATTCCCGGACTGCAGCGCGGCATGTACACGATATGGGCTGTGAACACGCAGCTCGGATCGAAGTCCAGTCCGCTTGTGTCGCTCGACTACACGACCTATAACCTCTTCACCGCGACGCGGAAGATGGACGTGCAGTTCACGGACGGTGTGACAGGAATTTCTGATCCTGTACATCCGGAACAGGTGACGTTGCATCAGAATCACCCGAATCCCTTCAATCCGTCCACCTCGATCAGCTTCTCCCTGCCGCGCGACATGCGGGTGAATCTGCGTGTGTACAACACCATCGGTCAGGAAATAGCCACCTTGTTCGACGGCATGGCGGACGCGGGCACACACGTGGTGAACTTTGATGCCTCGGCCTACGACAGCGGCGTGTACTACTACCGCCTCACCACGGGTGACATGGTGCTTTCGAAGGCGATGACGCTGATCAAATAG
- a CDS encoding sigma 54-interacting transcriptional regulator translates to MVEADFPVVPGYTILDHAGSGGAGDVFRARSEESGEIVAVKILRDPSSDDGDLRHEYQVLSALDHPSLARMLACGKTGSDHPFLVMSWSEGAAMTRALFLHEDGTFDNRAFARAILRVAEALVHIHVQGVIHGDLKPANILIRRGDDGSIEATVMDFGLSRHARDGRNGLAGTAEYLAPELIRGDEPGVGSDLYALGCTLYECVVDDPPFTGADLADVLARHVRETPAPPSADGFDATIQSWILTLLEKDPALRFRGAARLAAEAAAYLGLESAARPDAATALRLPKVPREQELSKLHELRALSETRARIALVEGGAGAGKTTLLKDLRTSLVLDGIPVLALGPRTGDEPFAPILRGLRAQAHGTYDDTLLPEAGVIAAAFPDALPGVAQASLESLTPDALKLRVFLAASILLVGGNASRALLFEDFDAADELTREFLLSFVSYLHAREQAGCFVVITADAVNAANEFNQLAEIPGTTRIPIPPLSPDALSASIRGLLGKAVSPSFLSILLRQSAGLPGRVEELLSFCLSEGVLEATPHGWLVHERDNLAGIFPASVEDQLRRIIARLEADTRTVLAAVALSPAPVPMTCLMDVCARPAAAITSDLGLLHAAGLVAHDAIAVWAANTAVTHAAKPPAAEARQLHDRLYAWHDASRTPDPYVRAVHAYASSTPENALDDLLEAARIRARRFDIRKAEELFVAALTLLKAPSQAEARFSAMSSLIDIVNVLGRRDAEEEYLEEMLVLGAQSGNPDRLAEVYRHQTEYYISVAEFDRARKSAEKALAYATQAGDRHNEAYCHRKLGFIEYRTRPGQAVVDHYSRALAVYESDGSASDAGQVLVDIGLVYYSILDDPPKALEHFARARTLFDGAGDKRGLIRAEGNTGAQLYSLGLYEEAHEHQVRANAIAREIGDRRFLATSLGSLAQCELALCRYSEALLHLNEELRISREIRDKYLEELCLENIGELYLSLGEYDKSIAAYTDAKRLATESGNEVGSIACDIDIAGGMIENRDTDAAAKLLRAARAALTELHDVNVEAMLLYRTGMLHIARGPLHDADRALEAFRALGDLADAQDFRSHRILARSYAGRCLMLSGRHAEGEALSSAAVALLDEGGPLYGGAADVLLNHALVLRAQRSADAVAFVDRAYAELMRVAEMIDDVHLYRSFLERVRVNAEIVREYTLAHRGDSKDAISAVREQNLRTLYEVARKINSVLDLPPLLENIMDSALEAMNGERGLIFFIEDDQLVLKVSRNVEKETIEDATAISLSILRDVVAGGKPIIVADTAQSEEFRNRESVRNFNIHSLVCVPMRSKSRLIGTVYVDSRSDALRAISFSDIDAEFLEAFANLATIAIENARLHASLREENLYLRKAMTRQFGFENIIGDSDIMQRLFSETQGAISTDGAVLISGESGTGKELVAKAIHFNGARKDRRFVAVDCGALPDTLLESELFGYKRGAFTGAYTDKPGLFEEAHEGTLFLDEISNTSLAFQAKLLRVLQDGEFRRVGDTAVRRVNVRIICATNKHLDAEIEEGRFRQDLFYRLNVIPITVPSLRDRVGDVPLLVQHFIAKYAEKHPTPVTGASSELIETLQRCPWKGNVRELENLINRMMTQAAEAVLSTRNLPADYQQYQVDTAPSAGGDYQVTFKSAPKLVTLQQAEREHILNVLQHVKGNRTEAAKILGLKRTTLIEKMKKLGIM, encoded by the coding sequence ATGGTAGAAGCGGACTTCCCCGTGGTACCAGGATACACGATTCTCGACCATGCCGGCAGCGGCGGCGCGGGCGACGTGTTCCGCGCACGCAGCGAGGAAAGCGGCGAGATCGTGGCCGTAAAAATTCTGCGCGATCCCTCGTCCGACGACGGCGATCTGCGCCATGAATACCAGGTGCTCAGCGCCCTCGATCATCCCTCTCTCGCGCGTATGCTCGCATGCGGGAAAACCGGATCGGATCATCCTTTTCTCGTCATGAGCTGGAGCGAGGGCGCGGCGATGACACGCGCGCTCTTTCTTCACGAAGACGGCACTTTCGACAACCGCGCCTTCGCGCGTGCCATACTTCGTGTGGCGGAAGCCCTCGTGCATATCCACGTGCAGGGGGTCATTCATGGAGATCTGAAGCCGGCGAATATCCTGATACGCCGCGGTGATGACGGATCGATCGAAGCGACCGTGATGGATTTCGGACTCAGCAGACACGCGCGCGACGGCAGGAACGGTCTCGCCGGAACGGCGGAATATCTGGCACCGGAACTCATTCGCGGCGACGAACCCGGCGTCGGTTCTGACCTCTACGCACTCGGCTGCACCCTGTACGAATGTGTCGTGGACGATCCGCCGTTCACAGGCGCGGATCTGGCCGACGTGCTCGCGCGGCACGTGCGCGAAACCCCCGCGCCGCCTTCCGCCGACGGGTTCGATGCCACCATCCAATCGTGGATACTCACGCTCCTGGAAAAAGACCCGGCACTCCGATTTCGCGGCGCGGCACGGCTTGCCGCCGAGGCGGCCGCGTATCTCGGCCTCGAGTCGGCGGCGCGACCCGATGCGGCCACCGCGTTGCGGCTCCCGAAAGTGCCCCGCGAACAGGAGCTTTCCAAACTCCACGAGCTGCGCGCGCTGTCCGAAACACGCGCGCGGATTGCGCTCGTGGAGGGAGGCGCAGGTGCCGGCAAAACGACGCTCCTCAAGGACCTGCGAACCTCGCTTGTGCTCGACGGGATTCCCGTTCTCGCTCTCGGTCCGCGCACAGGCGACGAGCCCTTCGCGCCCATCCTGCGTGGACTCCGCGCACAGGCGCACGGGACGTACGACGACACGCTGCTTCCCGAAGCCGGGGTCATCGCCGCGGCCTTTCCTGACGCGCTGCCCGGTGTCGCCCAGGCATCACTGGAGAGTCTGACGCCGGATGCGCTGAAGCTGCGTGTGTTTCTCGCGGCCTCGATCCTGCTCGTGGGCGGAAACGCATCCCGCGCGCTGCTGTTCGAAGATTTTGACGCAGCGGACGAACTGACACGCGAATTCCTTCTCTCGTTCGTCTCCTATCTTCACGCCCGTGAACAGGCCGGGTGTTTTGTCGTGATCACGGCCGACGCAGTCAATGCCGCGAACGAGTTCAATCAGCTCGCGGAGATTCCCGGCACAACACGCATCCCCATACCGCCGCTCAGTCCCGATGCGCTCAGCGCCTCGATCCGCGGACTGCTCGGCAAAGCCGTCTCGCCTTCTTTCCTGAGCATTCTTCTGCGGCAATCAGCGGGACTCCCCGGCCGCGTGGAGGAACTGCTCTCGTTCTGTCTTTCCGAAGGTGTACTCGAGGCCACGCCGCACGGCTGGCTGGTGCACGAGCGCGACAACCTGGCCGGCATTTTTCCGGCATCCGTCGAGGATCAGCTCCGCCGCATCATCGCCCGTCTTGAAGCGGACACACGCACCGTCCTGGCCGCGGTGGCGCTCTCCCCCGCGCCTGTTCCGATGACCTGCCTGATGGACGTGTGCGCGCGTCCCGCCGCGGCCATCACGTCCGACCTCGGTCTTTTGCATGCGGCAGGACTCGTCGCACACGACGCTATTGCCGTATGGGCGGCCAACACCGCCGTGACACACGCCGCGAAGCCACCGGCTGCGGAAGCACGGCAGTTGCACGACCGCTTGTATGCCTGGCATGACGCGTCCCGCACGCCCGACCCATACGTGCGGGCCGTTCACGCCTATGCCTCGAGCACGCCGGAAAACGCACTCGACGATTTGCTTGAGGCGGCGCGTATACGGGCACGGCGCTTCGATATCCGCAAGGCCGAGGAGCTGTTTGTCGCGGCGCTGACTCTGCTCAAGGCGCCGTCCCAAGCGGAGGCGCGCTTCTCGGCTATGTCGTCGCTCATCGACATCGTGAACGTGCTGGGCAGGCGTGATGCGGAAGAGGAATACCTCGAGGAGATGCTCGTACTCGGCGCGCAGTCGGGCAATCCCGACCGTCTCGCCGAAGTGTACCGGCATCAGACCGAGTACTACATTTCAGTGGCGGAATTCGATCGCGCGCGGAAGAGCGCCGAGAAGGCGCTCGCCTATGCCACACAGGCGGGCGACCGCCACAACGAGGCGTATTGCCACAGGAAGCTGGGCTTCATCGAGTACAGGACGCGTCCCGGCCAGGCGGTGGTGGATCATTATTCACGCGCGCTGGCCGTGTACGAAAGTGATGGCAGCGCGTCCGACGCGGGCCAGGTGCTCGTGGATATCGGACTTGTGTATTACTCCATCCTCGACGATCCACCGAAGGCGTTGGAGCATTTCGCACGCGCGCGGACTCTCTTCGACGGCGCGGGAGACAAGCGCGGGCTGATCCGCGCCGAGGGCAACACGGGTGCGCAGTTGTACTCGCTGGGCCTGTACGAGGAGGCGCACGAGCATCAGGTGCGTGCAAATGCCATAGCGCGGGAGATCGGCGATCGCCGCTTCCTGGCGACCTCGCTCGGTTCGCTCGCGCAGTGTGAACTTGCCCTGTGCAGATATTCCGAGGCGCTGCTGCATCTGAACGAAGAGCTGCGCATCAGCAGGGAAATTCGGGACAAGTATCTCGAGGAACTCTGCCTCGAGAACATCGGGGAATTGTATCTGAGTCTCGGCGAGTACGACAAGTCCATCGCCGCGTACACCGACGCGAAACGGCTCGCGACGGAAAGCGGCAACGAGGTCGGCTCGATCGCCTGCGACATCGACATCGCCGGCGGCATGATCGAGAACCGCGACACGGACGCGGCCGCCAAACTTCTGCGCGCGGCGCGCGCGGCGCTGACGGAGTTGCACGACGTGAACGTCGAGGCGATGCTGCTGTACCGGACCGGCATGCTGCACATCGCGCGCGGCCCGCTCCACGACGCCGATCGCGCCCTCGAGGCCTTCCGCGCTCTCGGCGATCTCGCCGACGCGCAGGATTTCCGCTCGCATCGCATCCTCGCGCGCTCCTACGCGGGGCGCTGCCTCATGCTGAGCGGGCGCCATGCGGAGGGCGAGGCGTTATCGTCGGCCGCTGTGGCGCTGCTGGACGAGGGCGGCCCGCTCTATGGTGGAGCGGCCGATGTGCTGCTCAACCACGCGCTGGTATTGCGCGCGCAGCGCAGCGCCGATGCCGTTGCCTTCGTCGATCGCGCGTACGCCGAGCTGATGCGCGTCGCGGAAATGATCGACGATGTGCACCTGTACCGCAGTTTCCTCGAGCGCGTCAGGGTCAATGCCGAGATCGTGCGCGAGTATACGCTCGCCCATCGAGGAGATTCGAAGGACGCGATCTCCGCCGTCCGCGAACAGAATCTCCGCACGCTGTACGAAGTCGCGCGCAAGATCAATTCCGTGCTGGACCTTCCGCCCCTGCTCGAGAACATCATGGACAGCGCCCTCGAGGCGATGAACGGCGAACGCGGCCTGATCTTTTTCATCGAGGACGACCAACTGGTGCTGAAAGTGTCGCGCAATGTCGAGAAGGAAACCATCGAGGACGCGACTGCCATCAGTCTCAGCATTCTTCGCGACGTCGTTGCGGGCGGCAAACCCATCATCGTGGCCGACACCGCGCAGAGCGAGGAATTCCGCAACCGCGAGTCCGTGCGGAATTTCAACATTCATTCGCTCGTGTGTGTCCCCATGCGCTCGAAATCGCGACTCATCGGCACAGTGTATGTCGACAGCCGCAGTGATGCGCTGCGCGCGATTTCGTTCTCCGACATCGACGCCGAATTTCTCGAGGCCTTTGCGAACCTCGCCACCATCGCCATCGAAAACGCGCGTCTGCACGCCTCGCTGCGCGAGGAGAACCTGTATCTCCGCAAGGCCATGACGCGGCAGTTCGGATTCGAGAACATCATCGGCGACAGCGACATCATGCAGCGGCTCTTCTCCGAAACACAGGGCGCCATCTCGACCGACGGCGCGGTGTTGATCTCCGGGGAGAGCGGCACTGGAAAGGAGCTGGTGGCGAAGGCGATCCATTTCAATGGCGCGCGCAAGGACCGTCGTTTTGTCGCCGTCGACTGCGGCGCGCTGCCCGACACATTGCTCGAAAGCGAATTGTTCGGCTACAAACGCGGCGCATTCACCGGCGCATACACCGACAAACCCGGCCTGTTCGAAGAGGCGCACGAAGGCACTCTGTTCCTGGATGAAATCTCGAACACGTCGCTCGCCTTTCAGGCCAAACTCCTGCGCGTGCTGCAGGACGGCGAGTTCCGCCGGGTCGGCGACACTGCCGTGCGACGCGTCAACGTCCGCATCATCTGCGCGACCAACAAACATCTCGACGCGGAAATCGAGGAGGGACGGTTCCGGCAGGATCTGTTCTATCGCCTGAACGTCATCCCCATCACGGTTCCCTCGCTGCGCGACCGCGTGGGCGACGTGCCGCTCCTGGTGCAACACTTCATCGCGAAGTATGCGGAGAAACATCCCACGCCGGTGACCGGGGCAAGCTCCGAGCTGATCGAAACTCTGCAGCGCTGTCCGTGGAAAGGCAACGTCCGCGAACTGGAGAACCTCATCAATCGCATGATGACACAGGCCGCGGAAGCCGTGCTGTCAACACGGAACCTCCCCGCCGATTACCAGCAGTATCAGGTCGACACCGCTCCCTCCGCTGGCGGCGACTATCAGGTCACGTTCAAATCCGCCCCGAAACTCGTGACACTACAGCAGGCGGAACGCGAACACATATTGAATGTGCTCCAGCATGTAAAAGGCAATAGGACTGAAGCTGCCAAAATACTCGGTCTCAAGCGCACGACACTGATAGAAAAAATGAAGAAATTGGGCATCATGTAG